One Hordeum vulgare subsp. vulgare chromosome 4H, MorexV3_pseudomolecules_assembly, whole genome shotgun sequence DNA window includes the following coding sequences:
- the LOC123449390 gene encoding formin-like protein 8 encodes MVHLRSRKWRRPLSLSLSFSLLSVHTLSPPPGLSLSHSRKQGRSCALALAFIFFFFFLSVLAARPARQMPPAIALLLAQLVLCGCVSPAVSADAVVPRRVLHQPLFPIEWTPPPSSPPPPAPDFTSDPSPPVATPDAPPGDFFPPAPPVSSDGGGGGGGTASSPPNTVTADVSTPPSAAAAGHGPKKATIVAAGAAAAAAVALLGFACAFLITGRARRRCDSQKLLGPDGGPALRRTAPSATDFLYVGTVEPTTPAHQRGPTTADLAGSPYRKLRNERARRGVCRDEATDHPSPELRPLPPLRRATTMGSSDEDAYYTPRQRSGGSGSGAGAGAGSGVYGETWSEASASSPPTTTTASRRSLPSMTSDFFPPVAAIAALPPPPRSRRTRTPPRTRFSTGSTPDAKQAISPSPRPVQPSNLPPRPPPPPPPPPPPPPPAPPKSNTAPRRPPAPPPPPPTASTNSLPPKTAEPTSRRRLLKPLPPEGPRIAMPMPITAATAAEYNGSTSMRAEDDAAGGLPKLKPLHWDKVRATSDRAMVWDQLKSSSFQLDEDMIEALFMNNSMPAAPPRDAGRKPAVPPFRQEERVLDPKKAQNIAILLRALNVTREEVSDALLDGNAECLGSELLETLVKMAPTKEEEVKLRDYSGDLSKLGTAERFLKTVLDIPFAFKRVDAMLYRANFETEINYLRKSFETLEAACEDLRGSRLFLKLLEAVLRTGNRMNVGTNRGEAKAFKLDTLLKLADVKGADGKTTLLHFVVQEMIRSEDAKSEKENATVTSSKDKGLKVVCGLSSELGNVKKAASMDFDVLHGYVSKLETGLEKIKSVLQLERQCTQGQRFFTAMQGFLKEAEKEIEIVRGEEKRALGRVKDITDYFHGDASKEEAHPLRIFMVVRDFLSMLDHVCREVGRMQQDRTVVGSARSFRVSTAAPLPVLSLYGQRRQNNSDDDDDSMSS; translated from the exons ATGGTACATCTCCGAAGCCGAAAATGGCGGCGTCCCCTCTCACTCTCActctccttctctctcctctcggttcacactctctctccccctcccggtCTGTCTCTCTCTCACTCTAGAAAGCAGGGCCGAAGCTGCGCTCTGGCTTTGGcttttatcttcttcttcttcttcttgagcgTGCTCGCCGCTCGCCCAGCCCGCCAAATGCCTCCCGCCATCGCGCTGCTGCTCGCGCAGCTGGTGCTGTGCGGGTGCGTCTCGCCAGCGGTGTCGGCCGACGCCGTCGTGCCCAGGCGGGTGCTGCACCAGCCGCTCTTCCCCATTGAGTGGACCCCGCCCCCGTCGTCGCCGCCTCCGCCCGCGCCCGACTTCACCTCCGACCCCAGCCCTCCGGTGGCGACGCCCGATGCCCCTCCCGGCGACTTCTTCCCTCCGGCGCCGCCGGTGTCCAGtgatggcggtggcggtggcggcggtacGGCTTCGTCGCCCCCGAACACCGTCACCGCCGACGTCTCCACCCCGCCCTCTGCCGCTGCCGCTGGCCACGGCCCCAAGAAGGCGACCATAGTGGCTGCCGGGGCGGCCGCCGCGGCCGCGGTCGCGCTGCTCGGCTTCGCCTGCGCGTTCCTCATCACCGGCCGCGCCCGCCGACGCTGCGACTCGCAGAAGCTGCTCGGCCCCGACGGCGGGCCGGCGCTCCGCCGCACGGCCCCCTCCGCCACCGACTTCCTCTACGTCGGCACGGTGGAGCCCACCACGCCCGCGCACCAGCGCGGGCCCACCACCGCCGATCTCGCCGGGTCCCCGTACCGCAAGCTGCGGAACGAGCGCGCGCGGCGCGGGGTGTGCCGCGACGAGGCCACCGACCACCCGAGCCCGGAGCTCCGGCCGCTCCCGCCGCTGCGACGCGCCACCACCATGGGCTCCTCCGACGAGGACGCCTACTACACGCCGCGGCAGCGCTCTGGGGGCtccggctccggcgccggcgccggggcCGGCAGTGGCGTGTACGGCGAGACGTGGAGCGAGGCCAGCGCGTCCAGCCCGCCCACCACCACAACCGCTTCCCGCCGCAGCCTGCCCAGCATGACCAGCGATTTCTTTCCCCCGGTCGCCGCCATCGCCGCGCTCCCGCCGCCCCCACGATCCCGCCGCACGCGCACGCCCCCGCGCACGCGCTTCTCCACCGGCTCTACCCCCGACGCCAAGCAGGCAATCTCGCCATCCCCGCGGCCGGTGCAACCCTCCAACCTACCTCCacggccgccaccaccaccaccacctcctcctcctccaccaccaccagcgcCGCCCAAGTCCAACACAGCTCCAAGACGACCAccagcacctcctccaccgccaccgACGGCGTCAACTAACAGCCTGCCCCCAAAGACGGCGGAGCCGACATCGAGGCGCCGGTTGCTGAAGCCGCTGCCGCCGGAAGGACCCCGCATTGCCATGCCGATGCCGATCACGGCGGCGACAGCCGCGGAGTACAACGGGAGCACGTCGATGCGGGCAGAGGACGACGCGGCCGGCGGCCTGCCGAAGCTGAAGCCGCTGCACTGGGACAAGGTGCGGGCGACCTCCGACCGCGCCATGGTCTGGGACCAGCTCAAGTCAAGCTCATTCCA GTTGGACGAGGACATGATCGAGGCGCTCTTCATGAACAACTCCATGCCCGCCGCGCCGCCGAGGGACGCCGGGAGGAAGCCAGCCGTGCCGCCGTTCAGGCAGGAGGAGAGGGTGCTCGACCCCAAGAAAGCGCAGAACATCGCCATCTTGCTGCGCGCCCTGAATGTCACGCGCGAGGAGGTCTCGGATGCGCTCTTGGATG GCAATGCTGAATGTTTAGGCAGTGAGCTTTTGGAAACGTTAGTCAAGATGGCGCCTACGAAAGAGGAGGAGGTTAAACTACGAGATTACAGCGGCGACCTATCGAAGCTGGGAACCGCAGAGCGCTTTCTCAAGACTGTGCTGGATATACCTTTCGCCTTCAAAAGAGTCGACGCCATGCTGTACCGAGCCAATTTTGAGACTGAGATCAATTACCTAAGGAAATCTTTTGAAACGCTGGAG GCAGCTTGTGAAGATCTTAGGGGTAGCAGGTTGTTCCTAAAACTCCTTGAAGCAGTGCTGAGGACGGGGAACCGGATGAATGTCGGCACGAACCGGGGTGAGGCTAAAGCCTTCAAGCTTGACACCCTCCTAAAGCTTGCAGATGTCAAGGGAGCCGATGGCAAAACCACGCTCCTGCATTTTGTTGTCCAAGAAATGATCAGATCAGAAGACGCAAAATCTGAAAAGGAAAATGCCACGGTCACCAGCTCTAAAGATAAAGGCCTCAAAGTTGTGTGCGGGCTGAGCAGCGAGCTCGGAAACGTCAAGAAGGCAGCTTCCATGGACTTCGATGTTCTGCACGGCTACGTCAGCAAGCTCGAAACTGGCCTCGAAAAGATCAAGTCGGTGTTGCAGCTCGAGAGGCAATGCACGCAGGGCCAGAGGTTCTTCACCGCAATGCAGGGCTTTTTGAAGGAAGCCGAGAAGGAGATCGAGATAGTTAGAGGCGAGGAGAAGCGGGCTCTGGGGAGAGTGAAAGACATCACGGATTACTTCCATggcgacgcctccaaggaggaggcGCACCCTCTGAGGATATTCATGGTGGTGAGAGACTTCCTCTCGATGCTGGATCATGTCTGCAGGGAGGTTGGCCGGATGCAGCAGGACAGAACCGTCGTCGGGTCGGCGAGGTCGTTCCGTGTTTCAACAGCAGCCCCATTGCCGGTTCTAAGCTTGTATGGCCAACGGCGGCAGAACAactccgacgacgacgatgatagcaTGTCGTCATAG
- the LOC123449392 gene encoding uncharacterized protein LOC123449392 isoform X1, protein MASPRRPTVLIHFQSVSILVYRKEGRLVKLGIIIRLGEKKLNRKHGDGSPFHLSVARRDIWKEGWPSTSAFQVICKAYPSKCNVVCALGLGKHSRGKSPASHSWRSGEELVDN, encoded by the exons ATGGCGTCACCAAGGAGACCCACCGTCCTCATTCACTTCCAGAGCGTCTCCATTCTAGTCTACAGGAAGGAGGGAAGGCTCGTGAAGCTTGGAATCATCATTCGCCTGGGGGAGAAAAAG TTAAATCGTAAACATGGTGATGGTTCCCCTTTCCACCTTTCTGTTGCCCGCAGAGATATCTGGAAGGAAGGATGGCCTAGTACTAGTGCCTTTCAAGTGATATGTAAAGCATATCCATCCAAG TGCAATGTTGTTTGTGCTCTGGGCCTGGGTAAGCATTCGCGTGGCAAGTCGCCTGCGTCGCATTCATGGAGGAGTGGAGAAGAACTGGTAGATAACTAG
- the LOC123449392 gene encoding uncharacterized protein LOC123449392 isoform X2 — MASPRRPTVLIHFQSVSILVYRKEGRLVKLGIIIRLGEKKLNRKHGDGSPFHLSVARRDIWKEGWPSTSAFQVICKAYPSKERGFAIGSLDICKL; from the exons ATGGCGTCACCAAGGAGACCCACCGTCCTCATTCACTTCCAGAGCGTCTCCATTCTAGTCTACAGGAAGGAGGGAAGGCTCGTGAAGCTTGGAATCATCATTCGCCTGGGGGAGAAAAAG TTAAATCGTAAACATGGTGATGGTTCCCCTTTCCACCTTTCTGTTGCCCGCAGAGATATCTGGAAGGAAGGATGGCCTAGTACTAGTGCCTTTCAAGTGATATGTAAAGCATATCCATCCAAG GAGCGTGGTTTTGCCATCGGCTCCCTTGACATCTGCAAGCTTTAG